In Panthera leo isolate Ple1 chromosome B3, P.leo_Ple1_pat1.1, whole genome shotgun sequence, a single genomic region encodes these proteins:
- the PPP1R14D gene encoding protein phosphatase 1 regulatory subunit 14D, whose amino-acid sequence MLSSSPTSCTSPNADGENPSKKVQWTSGRRRTSSTDSESKSHPDISKVPRSRRPSRLTVKYDRGQLQRWLEMELWVDAQIQELFQGQPTPPEPEIDLEALMELSTEEQKTHLEALLQNCPRPTESFISELLSQLKKLRRLSRPQK is encoded by the exons ATGCTGTCTTCAAGCCCTACTTCCTGCACATCTCCCAACGCTGATGGGGAGAACCCAAGTAAGAAGGTCCAGTGGACttctgggaggaggaggacgTCATCCACAGACTCAGAGTCAAAGTCCCACCCCGACATCTCCAAAGTACCCAGGTCCCGGAGACCCAGCCGGCTGACGGTGAAGTATGACCGGGGGCAGCTCCAGCGCTGGCTGGAGATGGAGCTGTGGGTGGACGCGCAGATTCAGGAGCTCTTCCAG GGTCAACCAACTCCTCCTGAGCCTGAGATTGACCTGGAAGCTCTCATGGAACTATCCACAGAGGAACAGAAGACTCACTTGGAG GCTCTTCTCCAAAACTGCCCCCGCCCCACAGAG TCTTTTATCTCTGAGCTGCTCAGTCAACTCAAGAAACTCCGGAGACTCAGTCGGCCTCAGAAATAA
- the ZFYVE19 gene encoding abscission/NoCut checkpoint regulator — translation MESRCYGCAVKFTLFKKEYGCKNCGRAFCSGCLSFSAVVPRTGNTQQKVCKECHEVLTRGPSPVNASKWSPPQNYKKRVAALEAKQKPSTPQSRGLTQQDQVIAERLARLRQQNKPKSVASQAEIEARLAALRKETQGSIPSTQEMEARLAALQGRVPPSQTSQVAHQPPDTRTQAQQAQDLLTQLAAEVAIDESWERGDPAAPIQNDLNQGGPGGQSTNSKEQATWSLEEEKSRLLAEAAVELREENTRQERILALAKRLAMLRGQDPDKVTLQDYHLPDSDDDEDEETAIQRVLQQLTEEAALDEASGLNIPVEPALRAQAQSYRAESQKAQAKAPRQEAEEEELPWCCICNEDATLRCAGCDGDLYCARCFREGHDAFELKEHQTSAYCPRHIG, via the exons ATGGAGAGTAGGTGCTACGGCTGCGCTGTCAAGTTTACCCTCTTCAAAAAGGAG TACGGCTGTAAGAATTGTGGCCGGGCCTTCTGTTCCGGCTGCCTTAGCTTCAGTGCAGTGGTGCCCCGGACTGGGAATACCCAACAGAAGGTCTGCAAGGAGTGCCACGAAGTCCTGACCAG AGGACCGTCTCCTGTCAATGCCTCCAAGTGGTCACCACCTCAGAACTATAAGAA GCGTGTGGCAGCCTTGGAAGCCAAGCAGAAGCCCAGCACTCCCCAGAGCCGGGGACTGACCCAACAAGACCAAGTCATTGCTGAGCGCCTAGCACGGCTCCGCCAGCAGAACAAGCCCA AGTCAGTGGCCTCACAAGCAGAGATAGAAGCCAGGCTAGCTGCACTGAGGAAGGAAACGCAGGGTTCCATCCCTTCCACCCAAGAGATGGAGGCACGGCTTGCTGCACTGCAGGGCAGAGTTCCGCCGTCTCAGACCTCCCAGGTG GCACATCAGCCACCAGACACAAGGACCCAGGCCCAGCAGGCGCAGGATCTGCTGACACAGCTGGCAGCAGAGGTGGCTATTGATGAGAGCTGGGAACGAGGAGACCCAG CTGCCCCTATCCAGAATGACCTCAACCAAGGTGGCCCAGGGGGCCAGAGCACTAATTCCAAGGAACAGGCCACCTGGTCCCTGGAAGAGGAGAAGAGCAGGCTGCTGGCTGAGGCAGCAGTCGAGCTGCGGGAGGAGAACACGAGGCAGGAGAGGATCCTGGCCCTCGCCAAGCGCCTAGCCATGCTGCGGGGACAGGACCCCGATAAAG TGACCCTCCAGGACTATCACCTCCcagacagtgatgatgatgaggatgaggagaCAGCCATCCAGAGAGTCCTGCAGCAG CTCACTGAAGAAGCTGCCTTGGATGAGGCAAGTGGCTTGAACATCCCCGTGGAGCCAGCTCTCAGAGCCCAGGCCCAGTCCTATAGGGCAGAGTCCCAG AAGGCGCAGGCCAAGGCccccaggcaggaggcagaggaagaggagctCCCCTGGTGCTGCATCTGCAATGAGGATGCCACCCTGCGCTGCGCCGGCTGCGATGGAGACCTCTACTGTGCCCGCTGCTTCCG GGAAGGCCACGATGCCTTTGAACTTAAAGAGCACCAGACGTCTGCCTACTGCCCCCGGCACATAGGCTGA